The DNA region GCGGAGTTCTGCAGGTCCGCGCACCGAGACGACTTTCGGAACATGCTGATCTGGGGCGACAACAAACTGGTGTGCACGGCGCTGCTGAAGGAGCTTCGCGAGAAGGTTGGTCTGGTCTACATAGATCCACCATTCGATGTGGGCGCGGATTTCACGGCGGAGGTGGTTCTTGACGAAGACACGCACCCCGGAGCATTCAAGAACCATTCCGTGCTCGAGGAAGTCGCTTTCCGAGACTTGTGGGGTCAGCAGCAGAACTCGTATCTGAGCTATATGTCGCATCGGTTAGCATTGCTGCATGAACTCCTTTCAGAAGAGGGTGTCCTCGTATTTCACTGTGACTGGCGAGTGAACAGCGCGATGCGACTGCTGCTGGATGAATTGTTCGGCAGCGAGTGCTATCGAAATGAGGTGGTCTGGAGGCGTGCACCAGGTCTGGGTCGCACCGTCGCAGCCAACCAGCTCGGTCGGAACGTAGACAGCCTACTGGTGTACTCAAAGTCCCCGGGAACGAAGATGTGTGGAGAGGCGCCCGAGATGCTGGTCCCGATCGAGACCACTTCGACAGGGACTCCCAAGGGAGCCCAGTGGGACGAAGAGCGCAAGTGCTACTTCACGCTGGCTCCCCGCGGCGACTACACAGATGAGAGCGTCGCGCGCCTGGAAACGGAAGGCCGGGTGTACCGCTCGGGTGGCGGACAGGTGTATATCAAGTACTTCCTAGAACGAGCCGCTAACGGAGGCTGGGCGAAGCGCCAGAAGGTAGACGTGCTGTGGGCCGATAGCGATGTCCGGCCTCTGCGACACTGTAGCCAGGACGAGCTAGGAATCGGGTTCCCGACGCAAAAGCCGGAGGGTCTCCTGGCCCGCGTGATTAGCTGGGCTACCCGCGAGGGCGACCTCGTCGCGGACTTCTTCTGCGGCTCCGGCACAACGATGGCGGTGGCGGAGAAGCTAGGCCGACGGTGGATCGGATGCGACCTAGGGAGATACGCCATCCACACGACCCGCAAGCGGCTGATCGGAGTGCAGAGGGAGTTGCACGCGGCGGGAAAGCCCTACCGCTCCTTCGACGTGTACAACCTGGGCCGCTACGAGCGGCAGTGGTGGCAGATGGAGCGTCTGCAGGGCGCGGACGAGCAGCACCGCGCCACCGTGCTCAAGTTCTTCCGCGCCGCCCCGCTAGACAGCTCTCCCTCGCCCCTTCTCCACGGCACCAAAGGCGGCGCTTACGTGTACGTGGACAGCATAGACAGCATCATGACCGCAGACAAAGTGCGCGCGGTGGCGGAAGCCGCGAAGTTCGCGGGCGGTAGGCGCGTGGTGTGCCTGGCATGGGAGTTCGAGATGAACCTTCGTCTGCGCATCGCCGGAGTAGTGAAGGATTCGGGGGTAGACATATCACTGAAATACATCCCGCGCGAGATCATGGAAGCCAACCGAAATGAAGTGCAGTTCTTCGATGCCGGCGCGGTGGAGGCGGAAGCGCTCGTTCACAAACACCCGAAGAGCGGCAAACACGCGGTAGACGTTCGCCTGACCAACTTCATTCCATCACTGGCAGAGGTGCCGGAGAGGGAGCTGGAGGTGCTGCGAGAACGGGCGGTGCGCTCACCTTTCGACTTCATAGACTTTTGGGCGGTGGACTTCGAGCACCGGGACGACAAACCGTTCGAGCACCACTGGCAGGACTACCGCACCCGCAAGGACCGCTCGCTAAAGACCGAGAGCGACTGCTACTACACCTACCCCAACAGAGGCAGGAAACGGATCTGCGTGAAGGTGATAGACGTGTTCGGAGTGGACACGACGACGGTGATCGAGGTGGACGCATGACCGAGATGTTCAATCCCGATGCGCTACGACCGCTGTTCGAGCCGTGGGAGCCACCTACGAAGCATCGTGTTCCGAATCAGGTAGAGGGTGGGCCCGCAATCGTGCAGGTCGGCCGGCGACCCAGCAAGTGTCTGCTCGTCCCACGCCTTCGCCACGAGCTCGACATGTGGCGGCACAACGGTTACGTGGGTGCCAGCGACACGACGAAGACGCTTCTGTACCACTGGTTCGACACGGCCCACCCGGGCAACTTTCGCTATCACTGGTGCCAGCGCGAAGGAATCGAAGCAATCATCTGGTTGTACGAGGTGGCGCAGTACCGGTGCCTCTCGGACATGATATCGTCACTATTGGAAGAAGACGATGCCTTGCTCACCGACTCGGTGCTGCCGGAACAAGACCAATGGGCGCGCTACTGTTGCAAGATCGCGACGGGCGGAGGCAAGACCAAGGTGATGAGCCTCGCCATAGTGTGGAGTTACTTTCATAGTCTATTTGAAACTGGTTCGACCATGCCGCGGCACTTCGTCGCGATTGCGCCGAACCTGATCGTGTTCGAGCGGCTCAAAGAGGATTTCGAGTCCGCACGCATCTTTTACGACGACCCGCTGCTTCCACCCGAGTGGAAGGACGATTTCGACCTGGAGGTGGTACTGCAGGATGCGCCTGGCGGCTCCGCGTGCAGAGGAGCGTTGTACTTGACGAACATCCACCGCTTATACGAAAGGGAGAACGGAACCGCAGCAGACGACTCGCCATCGTGGGCAGGTCCATCGGTCAGGCGTGCTCAGGCTCTCCGAGTGGGCGAGGGACTCCGCAAGCGCATCTCGAGCCACCCAGCGATCATGGTGCTCAACGACGAGGCACATCACCTTCACGACCCCGAATCGGCGTGGAACGAAGCGGTACTGACTTTGCATCGTCAGAGCCGCGATCGTGGTAACGCAGGCATCTGTATGCAACTCGACTTCACGGCCACGCCGAAACACAACGACGGCACGTTGTTTCGACACATCGTTTGCGACTTCCCACTCGGAGAAGCGGTGGATGCCGGTATCGTGAAAGCCCCCGTGATCGGGAAGTCCGATGCCATTAGAGAGGTAACTGGGCAGAGTGCGGCGCAACGCTACCACACACACTTGAGACTGGGGTATGCGCAATACGAAAGGGCATACATGGAGTGGGAGAAGACGCGAAAGCCTATTCTGTTCGTTATGACCGAGGACACGCGGGCGGCAGACGAAGTCGCCACTGCCCTAAACTCGGACGAATACCCGCTTCTAAAGAACAGAGTGATCAACCTACACACGAATCTGAAGGGAACGATCAAGACGCGAGGCCGCGGTAGGAATGCAGTCAGGGAGTTCGTGCCGAACGAGAGGCAGATTTCGGACGAGGACCTTAGGCTGCTGCGACAGTTATCGCGCGACTTGGACAAAGAGGACAGTCCGTATCGCTGCGTGGTGTCGGTCATGATGCTGCGCGAGGGCTGGGACGTTCGCAACGTGACCACCATCGTGCCGCTCCGTCCCTACTCCGCCGAGTCCAACATCCTGGCAGAGCAGACGCTCGGCAGGGGCCTTCGCCGAATGACCTTCCCTGGAACGACGGCGCCGGTGGAACGTGTGACGGTGGTCGAGCACAAGGCCTTCACGAAGCTGTACCAGGACGAGTTGGAATCGGAAGGTTTGTTCCCGGACGTCGTGGATCTGGGTCAGATTCAGCCCACGACGGTATCGATCTTTGTTGACCCGAAGAAGCCGGTACAAGACCTCGAGATCGAGATCCCACTAGTATCAGACGCCATTCAGACGACCGCTGTACTGCAAGACTTGACGATCGGAGATGTGGAGGCGCAGTTCCGCGCGCAAGGGTTTCAGCCTTTGCCGGTCGGAACTGCCACCTCGGGCACCGTGACTTTCGAGGAGAGGGCGCTCTTCACGGATGAACTCGTTGCATCGTTTGAGGTTGATCGCGGTCTGCTCGCCTCGGGCTACACGGCGATCAGCGTGTTCGTGAAGGAACTGGAACGAGTTTGCGGGCTTCAATGCGCACACGGTGTACTGGCGCCGCTAGTGCAGAAGTTCATCGAGAAGGTGCTGTTCGAGCGCGAGGTGTCGGTGTACGACGGTTCCATTGACCACCGGATGTCGGACACGGACGTGCACGAGTATATTCGAGCGACGTTCGTTCCGCTCATCCTGAAACACACGGTTCGAAAGAACGAACGCAAGCGGGGGCAGACGCTACTCCGGATGTCGAACTGGCGGCCCTACCAAGCCTCTCACACTCCCACACGCCCATGCGTCACGGGTGAAAAGACGATGTTCAACCTTGTGCCGTGCGATACGGCCCTGGAGGCTCACTTCGCGAATTTCTGCGACAACTCAGCCGACGTTGCTGCCTTCGCACGAAACGCCGGGCCGCAGAAACTGACGCTCGATTACCTTGCCCCATCGGGCCGGCCGAGGCTGTACTGGCCCGATTTTATCGTGCGCGGCCAATCCGGCGATTACTACCTAGTAGAGACGAAGGGTCAGGAGGACAGCGCCGTTCCGTTCAAGGCCGCGGCTGCCATAGAGTGGTGCCGGGCGGCCTCCACCAAGAACCACAAATGGCACTACCTGTTCGTGCCGATGGCGCTGTTGGAGGCTCAAACCGAGTTGTCGATCGAGGGGCTCGCTCGAACTTGTGCTCCACGGCTGAAATCGTTGCTAGAATCGGTGAATACCAGACAGGCGGAGTTGCCGCTAGAGCTAACGCCCAATGAGGTGAAGGAGCAGCGGGCCGCGAAGATGGTAACGGCTGCCGGTCTGATCGAGTTGCCGGATTCGCTCCGGGCTTACGTGGTTCAGGCTGTTAGTCAACTGGAATACGACCGCACCAAGAACTACCCTCAATTCGGAAGCGCATTCCAGCCTCTCCTTTATCCCCTGGAACAGCTTTGCGGTGAAATCTTAGTCCGGTATCTCGGACCCCGCGTTCCGCAGTCTTCTGCTGACCAGCACTGCTACTTCGACCCGTATGTGCAGGGCCTGCCGAGTGCTCTGACGGCGGTTCTCCAGAAAAATCAGCGAAACCTACAGCGCATCGTCGTCCATAGGGCCAACTGCAACCGTATAGGCACACTATTGTTCTGCCTTGAGTTCGCAGCGCGAGACGCCCTCCGCATTGCCGGGGTATGGGCCGACGTGTGCCGGGTATTTTCCGATGCCCGGTTTGCCGGCCTATATGAGCAACTGGGAGCCGTCAACACATTTCGTGGAAGGCACGTCGCCCACGTGGACGAACCGCTGACCGATCCCGAAGTGGCAGAGAAGACTATGCGGGAGTGGATCGTGTGCATCGGCCGCCTGTGGGACATTGCCACGGGCTAACCCGGCAGCTCCGACCAGTCGGGCAAGCGGCGGAGGGTGCACAGGCGGAAGGCGGTGGGCCAAGAGACCAGCCAGTCACACACGTCACCGAACTCCAGCCAGCGGGTGTGGAAGAAACCTTCGTCCTGGCTACCTACCGGCCGCAGCTTGCCCCGGATCACGAGGTCGCCGTCCGAGATACCGATGGTGCCGTTCGCCCAAGCGGACCTCGCGCGTTGGCGCCACCGCTCATAGTCGGTGAGGCGCGCCAGTTCCAACCACGACGGCACGAAGGACAACGCGAACGGGTCCTGATGGTGGTGCTGCGCAGACACCGAGGTGCCACCGAACGTGTCGTACCCTAACTTGCCGAGTGTCGTGTCTTCGCCGAATGGAACGGTATGATGCCACTGCCAGGATGCCAGGTAGTACGCCGCATCCTCCGCCCACTCGAGATAGGTGGCCTTTCCTGTCAGGCGATGCAGCCACACGCCCGCATCCATCAGTGGGAGTGCGGATTCCTTGTCTATGCAATCGGTGTCCAAAGCTCCGGCAGTGGTGAAACCGTGCTGAAGCAAGCCGCCGATATAATACTCGTATGCCCTCTGTCCCGCATCGAGATAGCGCGACTCGCCTGTTAGCTCATACGCGCGAAGGAGCGGAGGGATACAGAATGCACCAATGGTGCCATCGGCATGAGTGAGTGTGCCGTCCTGTGCCCACGACCTTCCGATCCTACCAGAAGGCGCCATCTGTCGCAGGATGAACTCGCATATATCCAGACCCACTTGCCGATAGGTGGGCCGAGCGATGTCACACCTCTCGCACAGTGCAGAAGCCTCGAGGAACTCCAGCGCGGCATCGCCCAGGTTGCAGGCGTCCACTTCCGGCGGGCTCTTACACCCACCCAACACGAAGTCGAAGAGATGCAAGAACAACCCACCGCCGAGCCTACCGTGCTCCGCCCAGGCATCCAGGCACGACAGCGCTTTGTCCCGCGAGCCTTCGTCACCATTCTGCAGGTAGTCCCACAGGAGCGAGTTGGCCAGCGAGCCGTTCTGCCCCGCCC from Fimbriimonadia bacterium includes:
- a CDS encoding DEAD/DEAH box helicase family protein, with amino-acid sequence MTEMFNPDALRPLFEPWEPPTKHRVPNQVEGGPAIVQVGRRPSKCLLVPRLRHELDMWRHNGYVGASDTTKTLLYHWFDTAHPGNFRYHWCQREGIEAIIWLYEVAQYRCLSDMISSLLEEDDALLTDSVLPEQDQWARYCCKIATGGGKTKVMSLAIVWSYFHSLFETGSTMPRHFVAIAPNLIVFERLKEDFESARIFYDDPLLPPEWKDDFDLEVVLQDAPGGSACRGALYLTNIHRLYERENGTAADDSPSWAGPSVRRAQALRVGEGLRKRISSHPAIMVLNDEAHHLHDPESAWNEAVLTLHRQSRDRGNAGICMQLDFTATPKHNDGTLFRHIVCDFPLGEAVDAGIVKAPVIGKSDAIREVTGQSAAQRYHTHLRLGYAQYERAYMEWEKTRKPILFVMTEDTRAADEVATALNSDEYPLLKNRVINLHTNLKGTIKTRGRGRNAVREFVPNERQISDEDLRLLRQLSRDLDKEDSPYRCVVSVMMLREGWDVRNVTTIVPLRPYSAESNILAEQTLGRGLRRMTFPGTTAPVERVTVVEHKAFTKLYQDELESEGLFPDVVDLGQIQPTTVSIFVDPKKPVQDLEIEIPLVSDAIQTTAVLQDLTIGDVEAQFRAQGFQPLPVGTATSGTVTFEERALFTDELVASFEVDRGLLASGYTAISVFVKELERVCGLQCAHGVLAPLVQKFIEKVLFEREVSVYDGSIDHRMSDTDVHEYIRATFVPLILKHTVRKNERKRGQTLLRMSNWRPYQASHTPTRPCVTGEKTMFNLVPCDTALEAHFANFCDNSADVAAFARNAGPQKLTLDYLAPSGRPRLYWPDFIVRGQSGDYYLVETKGQEDSAVPFKAAAAIEWCRAASTKNHKWHYLFVPMALLEAQTELSIEGLARTCAPRLKSLLESVNTRQAELPLELTPNEVKEQRAAKMVTAAGLIELPDSLRAYVVQAVSQLEYDRTKNYPQFGSAFQPLLYPLEQLCGEILVRYLGPRVPQSSADQHCYFDPYVQGLPSALTAVLQKNQRNLQRIVVHRANCNRIGTLLFCLEFAARDALRIAGVWADVCRVFSDARFAGLYEQLGAVNTFRGRHVAHVDEPLTDPEVAEKTMREWIVCIGRLWDIATG
- a CDS encoding site-specific DNA-methyltransferase produces the protein MKPWGPDNPHPLFTMKTELVWEGKYDEYGNRRPVSLPDFPLVLQKVETVDAPRDAARAEQPGLFDEAEFCRSAHRDDFRNMLIWGDNKLVCTALLKELREKVGLVYIDPPFDVGADFTAEVVLDEDTHPGAFKNHSVLEEVAFRDLWGQQQNSYLSYMSHRLALLHELLSEEGVLVFHCDWRVNSAMRLLLDELFGSECYRNEVVWRRAPGLGRTVAANQLGRNVDSLLVYSKSPGTKMCGEAPEMLVPIETTSTGTPKGAQWDEERKCYFTLAPRGDYTDESVARLETEGRVYRSGGGQVYIKYFLERAANGGWAKRQKVDVLWADSDVRPLRHCSQDELGIGFPTQKPEGLLARVISWATREGDLVADFFCGSGTTMAVAEKLGRRWIGCDLGRYAIHTTRKRLIGVQRELHAAGKPYRSFDVYNLGRYERQWWQMERLQGADEQHRATVLKFFRAAPLDSSPSPLLHGTKGGAYVYVDSIDSIMTADKVRAVAEAAKFAGGRRVVCLAWEFEMNLRLRIAGVVKDSGVDISLKYIPREIMEANRNEVQFFDAGAVEAEALVHKHPKSGKHAVDVRLTNFIPSLAEVPERELEVLRERAVRSPFDFIDFWAVDFEHRDDKPFEHHWQDYRTRKDRSLKTESDCYYTYPNRGRKRICVKVIDVFGVDTTTVIEVDA